A window from Methylococcus mesophilus encodes these proteins:
- a CDS encoding porin — protein sequence MKSNLLRVSVTALLGGTLAVPAYAAIDLYMDKKTKQIYAEPGPGRVRMGTFEQVDENKASSIDQKLDEKKVELEALEKRIDKKAAAIKESEKKVATAPAPSGEKKWFDKISIKGYNQVRYSQLLNGDENSRNNLAMPNDNSIGQNKDFLLRRTRLALTADVSDHLLFYLQTDFAANTPAVDQNSSTSQYQFAQIRDAYSDVFVDSEREYRFRVGQSKVPFGWENLQSSQNRIAFERNLATDANAIRDERDLGVFAMWSPDVAQERFKYLQKSGLRGSGDYGVVAFGVYNGQGANRFELNDNLHIDGRVTYPFELPGDQILEVGASGYNGKYVVQMANFNGPADPVTGDVTQYTIGKNFFNTAAGGRNMTQNGKITGTSVNGINDGQGQQDLRGAIHAVLYPKPFGLQTEWTWGIAPTLQIDPSKQLAWIESKNVWGGYVQAHYKIDHFYGGWMPYARFETYNGGSKFDNNSPNISERLWEFGVEYQPWPEVEVTAAYDLINTTNFRTTTAGSTAGWNSKELASGYGQADGNVLRLQLQANY from the coding sequence ATGAAATCCAATCTGTTGCGTGTGAGCGTGACGGCTCTGCTCGGCGGAACGCTGGCCGTGCCGGCATACGCCGCGATCGATCTGTACATGGACAAGAAGACCAAGCAGATCTATGCGGAGCCAGGCCCGGGCCGCGTGCGAATGGGGACCTTCGAGCAGGTGGACGAGAACAAGGCATCGTCCATCGACCAGAAGCTCGACGAGAAAAAGGTGGAGCTCGAAGCGCTGGAAAAGCGCATAGACAAGAAGGCCGCCGCCATCAAGGAATCCGAAAAGAAAGTCGCTACGGCTCCTGCGCCTTCCGGCGAGAAGAAGTGGTTCGACAAAATCAGCATCAAAGGCTACAACCAGGTCCGCTACAGCCAGTTGCTGAACGGCGACGAGAACTCGCGCAACAATCTGGCGATGCCGAACGACAATTCCATCGGCCAGAACAAGGACTTCCTGCTACGGCGTACGCGCCTGGCCTTGACGGCGGACGTGTCGGACCACCTGCTGTTCTATCTGCAGACGGATTTTGCTGCCAACACTCCTGCAGTTGATCAGAACAGCTCGACCAGCCAGTACCAGTTTGCACAGATTCGCGACGCTTATTCCGACGTCTTCGTCGATTCCGAACGCGAATACCGCTTCCGTGTCGGCCAGTCGAAAGTACCGTTCGGTTGGGAAAACCTGCAGTCGTCTCAGAACCGCATCGCCTTCGAACGCAACCTGGCGACCGACGCCAACGCCATCCGCGACGAACGCGATCTCGGCGTCTTCGCGATGTGGTCGCCCGACGTCGCCCAGGAACGTTTCAAGTACCTGCAGAAGAGCGGCCTGCGCGGTTCCGGCGACTACGGCGTGGTGGCTTTCGGCGTCTACAACGGCCAGGGCGCCAACCGCTTCGAGCTGAACGACAACCTCCACATCGACGGTCGCGTAACCTATCCGTTCGAACTGCCGGGCGACCAGATCCTCGAAGTCGGTGCTTCCGGCTACAACGGCAAGTACGTCGTCCAGATGGCCAACTTCAACGGCCCGGCCGATCCGGTCACCGGCGACGTGACCCAGTACACCATCGGCAAGAATTTCTTCAACACCGCCGCCGGTGGCCGCAACATGACCCAGAACGGGAAGATCACCGGCACCAGCGTCAACGGCATCAACGACGGCCAGGGTCAGCAGGATTTGCGCGGCGCCATTCATGCCGTGCTCTATCCGAAGCCGTTCGGCTTGCAGACGGAATGGACCTGGGGTATCGCGCCGACGCTGCAGATCGATCCCAGCAAACAGCTCGCTTGGATCGAATCCAAGAACGTGTGGGGCGGCTACGTCCAGGCCCATTACAAGATCGACCACTTCTACGGCGGCTGGATGCCCTACGCCCGCTTCGAAACCTATAATGGCGGCAGCAAATTCGACAACAACTCGCCGAATATCTCCGAACGCCTGTGGGAGTTCGGTGTGGAATACCAGCCTTGGCCAGAAGTCGAAGTCACCGCGGCGTACGATTTGATCAATACGACCAACTTCCGTACGACTACGGCGGGAAGCACGGCCGGCTGGAACTCCAAGGAACTGGCCTCGGGTTATGGCCAGGCCGACGGAAACGTGCTGCGCCTGCAGCTTCAGGCCAATTACTAA
- a CDS encoding c-type cytochrome, with amino-acid sequence MKTKLSILAALPLLMAGCALHTPIDANTPELANARFDYQNGRNTYATYCSACHDNGTNGALTPSATVIWGEPSALWRKILNKHVDLKYLENPKTIVGQGYSEKNVADAIYYMVTQPGNRGGAW; translated from the coding sequence ATGAAAACCAAACTGTCGATACTGGCTGCGCTGCCCCTGCTGATGGCGGGTTGCGCGTTGCACACACCGATCGATGCGAACACGCCCGAATTGGCGAACGCTCGTTTCGACTATCAGAACGGACGGAATACCTACGCCACCTATTGTTCGGCCTGTCACGACAACGGTACCAATGGGGCGCTGACTCCTTCGGCCACCGTCATCTGGGGCGAACCCTCCGCGTTGTGGCGGAAGATTCTGAACAAGCACGTCGATCTCAAATATCTCGAAAACCCCAAAACCATCGTTGGGCAGGGCTATTCCGAGAAGAACGTCGCCGATGCGATTTACTACATGGTGACGCAGCCCGGCAACCGCGGCGGCGCCTGGTAA
- a CDS encoding PstS family phosphate ABC transporter substrate-binding protein encodes MKKILSMGLAVSATVFGAGAWAAGGRDTISIVGSSTVYPFATVVAEHFGKGGKFKTPKVESTGTGGGIKLFCAGEGVDHPDIANASRRMKDTEFQQCKKSGVKDIVEVKIGFDGIVLAQSKKSKHLELTRKEVYLALAKQIPDPDCGGCDNLVDNPYKTWNEVNPALPAIKIEVLGPPPTSGTRDAFAELALEGGCKEFKWIAALKKDNEPEFKKVCHTIREDGAYVEAGENDNLIVQKLVANPNAVGIFGYSFLEENADKVAAAKIEGVDPSFESIADGSYAISRPLYFYVKKSHVGMIPGIAEYIAEFTSEKAWGEDGYLSERGLVPLPTDERKEMAEDAKKLKSLSL; translated from the coding sequence GTGAAAAAGATCCTAAGCATGGGCTTGGCCGTGTCGGCCACCGTATTCGGCGCCGGCGCATGGGCTGCCGGTGGGCGTGACACCATCAGCATCGTGGGTTCCTCCACGGTATATCCGTTCGCTACCGTGGTGGCTGAACACTTCGGCAAGGGCGGGAAGTTCAAGACGCCGAAAGTGGAATCCACCGGCACCGGCGGCGGGATCAAGCTGTTTTGCGCCGGCGAAGGCGTCGACCATCCCGATATCGCCAACGCTTCGCGCCGCATGAAGGACACCGAGTTCCAGCAGTGCAAGAAGTCCGGCGTCAAGGACATCGTCGAGGTCAAGATCGGATTCGACGGTATCGTGCTGGCGCAGTCCAAGAAATCCAAGCACCTGGAGCTGACCCGCAAGGAAGTCTACCTGGCGCTGGCCAAGCAGATTCCGGACCCCGACTGCGGCGGCTGCGACAATCTGGTCGACAATCCCTACAAGACTTGGAACGAGGTCAATCCCGCGCTGCCGGCGATCAAAATCGAAGTGCTGGGTCCTCCGCCGACTTCGGGAACCCGTGACGCCTTCGCCGAACTGGCGTTGGAGGGCGGCTGCAAGGAGTTCAAGTGGATCGCCGCGTTGAAAAAGGACAACGAGCCGGAATTCAAGAAGGTTTGCCACACCATCCGTGAAGACGGCGCCTATGTGGAGGCCGGCGAAAACGACAATCTGATCGTGCAGAAACTGGTTGCCAACCCGAACGCTGTCGGCATCTTCGGTTACAGCTTCCTGGAAGAAAATGCCGACAAGGTCGCCGCGGCGAAGATCGAAGGCGTGGATCCCTCGTTCGAATCGATCGCCGACGGCAGCTACGCGATTTCCCGTCCGCTGTACTTCTACGTCAAGAAGTCCCATGTCGGCATGATTCCGGGTATCGCGGAGTACATCGCGGAATTCACCAGCGAGAAGGCGTGGGGTGAGGACGGCTATCTGTCCGAACGCGGACTGGTCCCGCTGCCGACCGACGAGCGGAAGGAAATGGCCGAGGACGCCAAGAAGCTGAAGTCGCTGTCCTTGTAA
- a CDS encoding amidase, producing the protein MTELSHSFLAQLTLRAAATGALADLSFAVKDLIDIAGHVTGCANPDWAKSHPPAAAHAVCVEQCLQAGAVCLGKTNADEMAFGLSGENAFYGTPLNPAAPDRVPGGSSSGSATAVAAGEVDFALGTDTGGSIRLPASNCGIWGMRPSHGRISVAGVNPLAPGFDTIGAFARDGELLQRVMSLLLNVDSLPAVSGRLWLLREGFDDAEPAVRNAFEPLLKRLAGSFPSREISLRSIDGEAGISGMDNWRQVFQPIQWAEIWSTLGSWIESARPALGERTRRNFELAKGLDRRLLPAALAGRERYRAALARFLGPEDLLCFPTAHVPAPLKGSLGLDRTQGDYFPRVLARMAIAGIGRLPQISLPAVDVEGAPVGLSLLAAEGNDAFLLSAAQAVGAALDD; encoded by the coding sequence ATGACTGAACTTTCCCACTCGTTTCTTGCCCAATTGACGCTTCGCGCGGCGGCCACCGGGGCGCTGGCGGATCTGTCCTTCGCCGTCAAGGATTTGATCGATATCGCCGGCCACGTGACCGGCTGCGCCAATCCCGACTGGGCCAAGAGCCATCCGCCTGCGGCCGCTCATGCCGTGTGCGTCGAGCAGTGTCTGCAAGCCGGCGCCGTGTGTCTGGGCAAGACCAATGCGGACGAGATGGCTTTCGGCCTCAGCGGGGAGAATGCGTTCTACGGCACCCCGTTGAATCCGGCTGCGCCCGACCGGGTGCCGGGCGGTTCGTCCAGCGGCTCGGCGACGGCGGTGGCGGCGGGCGAGGTGGATTTCGCCCTGGGCACCGACACCGGCGGTTCCATCCGGCTGCCCGCGAGCAATTGCGGCATCTGGGGGATGCGGCCCAGCCATGGTAGGATTTCCGTGGCCGGCGTCAATCCGCTGGCGCCCGGTTTCGACACCATCGGCGCCTTTGCCCGCGACGGCGAGCTGCTGCAGCGGGTGATGAGCCTGTTGCTGAACGTCGACTCCCTCCCGGCCGTTTCCGGCAGGCTGTGGTTGCTGCGGGAGGGATTCGACGACGCGGAGCCTGCGGTCCGCAATGCGTTCGAACCGCTGCTGAAGCGGCTGGCCGGCAGTTTCCCGAGCCGTGAAATTTCCTTGCGAAGCATCGACGGGGAGGCCGGAATTTCCGGCATGGACAATTGGCGTCAGGTCTTTCAGCCCATTCAGTGGGCCGAGATCTGGAGCACCCTGGGTTCCTGGATCGAGTCGGCCCGGCCGGCACTGGGTGAGCGCACCCGCCGCAACTTCGAGCTGGCTAAGGGGCTGGATCGCCGTCTGCTGCCGGCTGCGCTGGCGGGCAGGGAGCGCTATCGGGCCGCGCTTGCAAGATTCCTGGGGCCGGAAGACCTGCTCTGCTTTCCTACGGCACACGTGCCGGCGCCTTTGAAGGGCAGCCTCGGGTTGGACCGCACCCAGGGCGATTATTTTCCGCGTGTGCTGGCCCGCATGGCGATCGCGGGGATCGGCCGGCTGCCGCAGATTTCGCTCCCTGCAGTCGACGTGGAAGGGGCACCGGTCGGTCTTTCTCTGCTGGCTGCCGAAGGGAACGATGCGTTCCTGTTGTCCGCTGCCCAAGCGGTGGGGGCTGCGCTCGATGACTGA
- a CDS encoding transporter, with product MRLDGCYSKRSCRLREFGPEGLMAGAAVALLAAVMVYGLEAHADQSSAESAPGRPGERAATYREHVHSTERDRPPPSPAASPAPGATVPEPSAPTIREPGPDLSNLPNSSYTLPEGGIYLEMSPFTLQGASSNSVKQYNWEFLFRYGLTDDVELRLFTQGLTVQGPPQSATGFSPLTFDTKVHLYKDDFENFNYSVGLEAYVQTTWGSPDFNDGTQGSLMVNVDHVLPWDIAFNWNFGFASLQDFKGAEVILPSFQWALQRDVVDDFALFIQGYVNAAALPRTQHAGAVGPVQTLEEHALGAGFQWTVNDRIAIFGSYTGALGDYAPSYLGAMGLAIAF from the coding sequence ATGCGCCTCGATGGCTGCTATTCGAAACGCTCGTGCCGGCTGCGGGAATTTGGCCCTGAAGGGCTTATGGCGGGAGCGGCGGTCGCTTTGCTGGCCGCCGTGATGGTGTATGGTCTCGAGGCGCATGCGGATCAGTCCTCGGCCGAGTCGGCTCCCGGGCGTCCCGGCGAACGCGCTGCAACCTACCGCGAGCACGTCCACAGTACGGAGCGGGACCGGCCGCCGCCAAGTCCAGCGGCTTCGCCCGCGCCCGGGGCAACCGTGCCGGAGCCTTCGGCGCCGACGATCAGGGAGCCCGGCCCCGATCTATCCAACCTTCCCAACTCGTCCTACACGTTGCCCGAAGGCGGCATCTACCTGGAGATGAGCCCGTTCACATTGCAGGGAGCGAGTTCGAATTCGGTGAAGCAGTACAACTGGGAATTCCTGTTCCGCTACGGCCTGACCGACGACGTGGAGTTGCGCTTGTTCACCCAGGGGCTGACCGTCCAGGGGCCGCCGCAGTCGGCCACCGGGTTTTCGCCCTTGACCTTCGATACCAAGGTGCATCTGTACAAGGACGACTTCGAAAATTTCAACTATTCGGTCGGGTTGGAGGCTTATGTCCAGACGACGTGGGGGAGCCCCGACTTCAATGACGGCACCCAGGGTTCTTTGATGGTCAACGTGGACCATGTCCTCCCCTGGGACATCGCTTTCAACTGGAACTTCGGTTTTGCGAGCCTGCAGGATTTCAAAGGCGCCGAGGTCATCCTGCCTTCGTTCCAATGGGCGCTGCAGCGCGATGTGGTCGACGATTTTGCTCTATTTATCCAGGGATACGTCAACGCCGCGGCTCTGCCGCGTACCCAGCACGCCGGAGCGGTAGGCCCGGTTCAGACGCTGGAGGAGCACGCGCTCGGCGCCGGATTCCAGTGGACGGTAAACGATCGCATCGCGATTTTCGGCAGCTACACCGGGGCCCTGGGCGATTATGCCCCGAGTTACCTGGGAGCGATGGGCCTGGCCATCGCGTTCTGA
- a CDS encoding heme ABC transporter permease → MWTFFHKLASPKHFYRISGKLIPWLGAITALLFVSGLYFGLFKAPPDYQQGESYRIMFVHVPAAWMSMFIYTFMAVLYAIHLIWNIKLADVMASSSAAMGASFTFLALVTGSLWGKPMWGTWWVWDARLTSELILLFLYLGYIALVSAIEDKRTAARAGGLLILVGVVNIPIIHYSVEWWNTLHQGPTVTKLDKPSIHPSMLLPLLLMALAFQCYYFTLVLVRARTELLERERRSAWIKELFG, encoded by the coding sequence ATGTGGACCTTCTTCCATAAGCTCGCATCCCCCAAGCATTTCTACCGCATCAGCGGCAAGCTGATCCCCTGGCTGGGCGCGATCACCGCCCTGCTGTTCGTCTCCGGTCTTTACTTCGGTCTGTTCAAGGCCCCGCCGGATTATCAGCAGGGCGAGAGCTACCGGATCATGTTCGTCCACGTGCCGGCGGCCTGGATGTCCATGTTCATCTATACCTTCATGGCGGTGCTGTACGCCATCCACCTGATCTGGAACATCAAGCTGGCCGACGTGATGGCCTCCAGCTCGGCGGCGATGGGCGCCTCGTTCACCTTCCTGGCGCTGGTGACCGGTTCGCTCTGGGGCAAGCCGATGTGGGGGACATGGTGGGTGTGGGATGCGCGGCTGACTTCGGAGCTGATCCTGCTGTTCCTGTACCTGGGCTACATCGCCCTGGTCTCGGCGATCGAGGACAAGCGCACCGCCGCCCGCGCCGGCGGCCTGTTGATCCTGGTCGGGGTGGTCAACATCCCCATCATCCATTACTCGGTGGAGTGGTGGAATACCCTGCACCAGGGGCCCACGGTCACCAAGCTGGACAAGCCTTCGATCCATCCCAGCATGCTGCTGCCGCTGCTGCTGATGGCGCTGGCCTTTCAGTGCTACTACTTCACGCTGGTGCTGGTCCGCGCCCGCACCGAACTGCTGGAGCGGGAACGCCGCAGCGCCTGGATCAAGGAGCTGTTCGGCTGA
- the ccmB gene encoding heme exporter protein CcmB, which produces MNGLAPAFFAILRRDLMLAFRHRGELANPLLFFLIIVTLYPLGVSPDPELLRKIAPGVIWIAALLAALFSLENLFRGDFDDGSLEQMLLSPQPLSVLVVAKVLAHWLVSGLPMLLLAPLLALLLDMPSKAAWALETTLAIGTPLLSLIGAIGVALTVGLKRGGILLTLLILPLYIPVLIFATNAVAAAGAGMPVEGQLYFLAALLVLALTLAPVAIAAALRISMS; this is translated from the coding sequence ATGAACGGCCTCGCCCCCGCTTTCTTCGCCATCCTGCGGCGCGACCTGATGCTGGCCTTCCGCCACCGCGGCGAACTGGCCAATCCGTTGCTGTTCTTCCTCATCATCGTCACGCTGTATCCCCTGGGGGTCAGCCCGGACCCCGAACTGCTGCGCAAGATCGCGCCAGGCGTGATCTGGATCGCGGCCCTCTTGGCTGCCCTGTTCTCCCTGGAAAACCTGTTCCGCGGCGACTTCGACGACGGGTCGCTGGAACAGATGCTGCTCAGCCCCCAGCCGCTGTCCGTGCTGGTGGTAGCGAAAGTGCTGGCGCACTGGTTGGTCAGCGGCCTGCCCATGCTGCTCCTGGCGCCGCTCCTGGCCCTGTTGCTGGACATGCCGTCCAAGGCGGCCTGGGCGCTGGAAACGACGCTCGCCATCGGCACGCCGCTGCTGAGCCTGATCGGCGCGATCGGGGTGGCGCTGACCGTGGGCCTCAAGCGCGGCGGCATCCTGCTCACCCTGCTGATTCTCCCGCTCTACATCCCGGTGCTGATCTTCGCTACCAATGCCGTCGCCGCCGCCGGTGCCGGCATGCCGGTGGAAGGTCAGTTGTACTTCCTGGCCGCGTTGCTGGTGCTGGCGCTGACGCTCGCGCCTGTCGCCATCGCGGCCGCCTTGCGCATAAGCATGAGTTGA
- the ccmA gene encoding cytochrome c biogenesis heme-transporting ATPase CcmA translates to MSDAPLRAAGLECIRGDRLLFSGLNLNLSPSQLLQVEGANGAGKTSLLRVLAGLSRPAEGEVLWRGLDIQHNRAAYFTEMVYMGHAPGLKAELSPLENLKVSTALREEPADEARIEEALTRVGLGGFEDVPARGLSAGQKQRTALCRLLLNPVPLWILDEPFTALDVRGIALVRELLEAHLENGGMALMTSHHALEVRGNCRSLNLS, encoded by the coding sequence TTGTCTGACGCCCCTCTTCGCGCCGCAGGCCTCGAGTGCATCCGGGGCGACCGGCTGCTTTTCTCCGGACTGAACCTGAACCTTTCGCCCAGCCAGTTGTTGCAGGTCGAAGGCGCCAACGGCGCCGGCAAGACCAGTCTGCTCCGCGTGCTGGCGGGCCTGAGTCGTCCCGCCGAAGGCGAGGTGCTCTGGCGCGGACTGGACATCCAGCACAACCGGGCGGCCTACTTCACCGAGATGGTCTACATGGGACACGCACCGGGTTTGAAGGCCGAGTTGTCGCCGCTGGAAAACCTCAAGGTTTCCACCGCCCTGCGCGAAGAGCCGGCGGATGAGGCCCGCATCGAGGAAGCCCTGACGCGGGTCGGCCTGGGCGGCTTCGAGGACGTTCCGGCGCGGGGGCTTTCCGCCGGCCAGAAGCAGCGCACGGCGCTGTGCCGCCTGCTGCTGAACCCGGTACCGCTGTGGATCCTCGACGAGCCTTTCACCGCCCTGGACGTGCGCGGCATCGCCCTGGTGCGCGAACTGCTGGAAGCCCATCTGGAGAACGGCGGCATGGCGCTGATGACTTCGCATCACGCCCTGGAGGTCCGCGGTAACTGCCGGAGCCTGAACCTGTCATGA
- the haoB gene encoding hydroxylamine oxidation protein HaoB produces MADTTGRPKRFRLATFAGLALLLAGGATLLYDLFGPEFSYEEAPVPAAEWAAMEPRGPFPVKALTRYTLHQGDGASVPLTVADYRDGRNQDQRVTLYAAEAGSTAARLRHDLWRAAGETIIRHTNDNALFLAWWDDAQRIRFLTGRDTWLDRPAAAAFPNGAERGLWEKVGGGFAAVPAPSRRLARWLTMETGAALNEMKAELPADRPVYLLVCLDDLARVGEIEALAGVRLPLQAARFPGSDLHGQIAAVQQWARQDVDQASYLVQQIPGAGVRAWRITTPQGRDTLLARLLPFSTSLARPLPQLQAVYQSGWGSYLTIYALNFGEGKM; encoded by the coding sequence ATGGCGGATACGACCGGCCGGCCGAAGCGGTTTCGGCTGGCCACCTTCGCAGGGCTCGCGCTGCTGCTCGCGGGCGGCGCGACTCTGCTGTACGACCTGTTCGGCCCGGAGTTCAGTTATGAAGAAGCGCCGGTACCCGCCGCGGAGTGGGCCGCCATGGAACCCCGCGGCCCTTTTCCCGTCAAGGCACTGACGCGCTACACCCTGCACCAGGGCGACGGGGCTTCGGTTCCCCTCACGGTTGCCGACTACCGCGACGGCCGGAACCAAGATCAGAGGGTGACGCTGTATGCGGCTGAAGCCGGAAGTACCGCGGCGCGGCTGCGCCACGATTTATGGCGGGCCGCCGGAGAAACCATCATCCGGCACACGAACGATAACGCCCTGTTCCTGGCTTGGTGGGACGACGCCCAGCGTATCCGTTTCCTCACCGGACGCGACACCTGGCTCGACCGGCCAGCCGCCGCCGCCTTCCCGAACGGCGCAGAGCGCGGCTTGTGGGAAAAGGTCGGGGGCGGATTCGCGGCAGTCCCGGCCCCGTCGCGGCGGCTGGCGCGCTGGCTGACCATGGAAACGGGCGCCGCCTTGAACGAGATGAAAGCCGAACTGCCGGCAGACCGTCCGGTCTACCTGCTCGTCTGCCTGGACGATCTGGCCCGCGTCGGCGAAATCGAGGCGCTGGCCGGCGTCCGTCTCCCGCTTCAGGCCGCCCGCTTTCCCGGCAGCGACCTGCACGGCCAGATCGCGGCAGTGCAGCAGTGGGCCCGGCAGGACGTCGATCAGGCCAGCTATCTGGTCCAGCAGATCCCCGGTGCCGGCGTGCGGGCCTGGCGCATCACCACGCCGCAGGGCCGCGATACCCTGCTTGCGCGGCTGCTGCCCTTCAGCACCTCGCTGGCGAGGCCGCTGCCGCAACTGCAGGCGGTCTATCAGTCCGGCTGGGGTTCCTACCTCACCATCTATGCACTGAACTTCGGCGAAGGTAAGATGTGA
- a CDS encoding multiheme c-type cytochrome, translating into MIRTTTTWLLAALLMLVQLTASAAAGETDFSKLKDKYEKDHPGKGKFSQYWEPIPIQKYWNPRNFYQPPTAVSGEVTRDQCVACHQSLTPGAFHAWENSTHAKLDAIRNLSNGQDARFYKKDKLAEVERNLVKQGLLKEGEPLKEVGCIDCHGKVGAQSIRHDKDLVMPDRAQCGSCHVQEFAEAESEKEQQWPQAQWGKGHPSHAVDWEANVETAIWAGMAEREIAQGCDQCHYQQNKCDGCHTRHTFSAAEARQPEACATCHNGVDHNEWENFSLSKHGTVYQTHKSSWNFEAPLKDALTKGGYTAPTCQYCHFEFNGEFSHNLVRKVRWGFNPTPAIADNLKHPWFEGRKESWNATCANCHSPSFAKSYLEAADKGTIAGLKVEQEAKQVVEGLFKDGLLPGQKTNRPIPPAPEKDAPGGFFQLFWAKGNNPSHVERVHADMWEHDLIKLYKGLVHGNPGGFTYTEGWSELMRDYAVIMDENTRLREKAGNAGGTAANPPAKKEGSTIRNVLGGLALLAGIAVLLYRRKP; encoded by the coding sequence ATGATCAGAACAACGACGACATGGCTGCTGGCCGCTTTGCTGATGCTCGTTCAGCTGACGGCATCCGCCGCAGCGGGCGAGACGGATTTTTCCAAGCTCAAGGACAAGTACGAGAAGGACCATCCCGGCAAGGGCAAGTTCTCGCAGTACTGGGAGCCGATCCCGATCCAGAAATACTGGAACCCCAGAAATTTCTACCAGCCGCCCACGGCGGTCTCCGGCGAAGTGACCCGCGACCAGTGCGTGGCCTGCCACCAGAGCCTGACGCCCGGCGCGTTCCATGCCTGGGAAAACAGCACCCATGCGAAGCTCGATGCGATCCGCAACCTCAGCAACGGCCAGGATGCCCGATTCTACAAGAAGGATAAGCTGGCCGAGGTCGAGAGGAATCTGGTCAAACAAGGCCTCTTGAAGGAAGGCGAGCCGCTCAAGGAAGTCGGCTGCATCGACTGCCACGGCAAGGTCGGGGCCCAGTCCATCCGCCACGACAAGGACCTGGTCATGCCCGACCGTGCCCAATGCGGCAGTTGCCACGTGCAGGAGTTCGCCGAGGCCGAATCCGAAAAGGAGCAGCAGTGGCCGCAGGCCCAGTGGGGCAAGGGCCATCCTTCCCATGCCGTCGACTGGGAAGCCAATGTCGAAACCGCCATCTGGGCTGGCATGGCCGAGCGCGAAATCGCCCAGGGCTGCGATCAATGCCATTACCAGCAGAACAAGTGCGACGGCTGCCATACCCGCCATACCTTTTCGGCCGCCGAAGCCCGCCAGCCCGAAGCCTGCGCGACCTGCCACAACGGCGTAGACCACAACGAATGGGAGAATTTCTCCCTGTCCAAGCACGGCACGGTCTACCAGACCCACAAGTCGAGCTGGAACTTCGAGGCCCCGCTCAAGGACGCCCTGACCAAGGGCGGCTACACCGCGCCGACCTGCCAGTATTGCCATTTCGAGTTCAACGGCGAGTTCTCACACAACCTCGTACGCAAGGTCCGCTGGGGCTTCAACCCCACGCCGGCCATCGCCGACAACCTGAAGCATCCGTGGTTCGAAGGGCGCAAGGAAAGCTGGAACGCCACCTGTGCCAACTGCCACAGCCCGAGCTTCGCCAAGAGCTATCTGGAGGCCGCCGACAAGGGCACAATCGCCGGACTCAAGGTGGAGCAGGAGGCCAAGCAGGTAGTCGAGGGGCTGTTCAAAGACGGCCTGCTGCCGGGCCAGAAGACCAACCGCCCCATCCCCCCGGCGCCGGAGAAGGACGCCCCCGGCGGGTTCTTCCAACTGTTCTGGGCCAAGGGCAACAATCCCAGCCACGTGGAACGCGTGCATGCCGATATGTGGGAGCACGACCTGATCAAGCTTTACAAGGGTCTGGTCCACGGCAACCCCGGCGGCTTCACCTACACCGAAGGCTGGTCCGAACTGATGCGGGACTACGCGGTCATCATGGACGAGAACACCCGCTTGCGCGAGAAGGCCGGCAATGCCGGTGGCACCGCGGCAAACCCGCCCGCCAAGAAAGAAGGTTCGACCATCCGCAACGTGCTCGGCGGACTGGCGCTGCTGGCAGGCATCGCTGTGCTGCTCTACAGGCGCAAGCCCTGA
- a CDS encoding MgtC/SapB family protein: protein MEAIQNINITSLLDTLISLTAAFVLGAVIGLERQFRQRTAGLRTNVLVALGAAIFVDMANRLHGHDGAVHVVAYVVSGVGFLGAGVIMREQGNVRGLNTAATLWGSAAVGACAGADLVLEALMGTVFVLAANTLLRPVVDRINRQPIDTPAVEVTHTVYVIAPRQWRKDALALVEQVLQQAGYPLGDLAVHAFGDEEIEIEATLAAASVDGTHLERILKQLKEHPVVSQAFWSPSTSE from the coding sequence ATGGAAGCGATCCAGAACATCAACATCACCTCCTTGCTGGACACCCTGATCAGCCTCACCGCGGCCTTCGTGCTCGGCGCTGTGATCGGACTCGAGCGCCAGTTCCGCCAGCGTACCGCGGGCCTCCGCACCAACGTCCTCGTCGCATTGGGCGCCGCCATCTTCGTCGACATGGCGAACCGCCTGCACGGCCACGACGGCGCCGTGCACGTCGTCGCCTATGTCGTTTCCGGCGTCGGCTTCCTGGGGGCCGGCGTCATCATGCGCGAACAAGGCAACGTCCGCGGCCTGAACACCGCCGCCACCCTCTGGGGATCGGCGGCGGTTGGCGCCTGCGCCGGCGCGGACCTGGTCCTGGAAGCACTGATGGGAACCGTCTTCGTGCTCGCGGCCAACACCCTGCTGCGTCCCGTGGTCGACCGCATCAACCGGCAGCCGATCGACACGCCGGCGGTGGAAGTCACCCATACCGTCTACGTCATCGCCCCGCGCCAATGGCGGAAGGATGCACTGGCGCTGGTGGAACAGGTGCTGCAGCAGGCGGGTTATCCGCTCGGCGATCTGGCGGTGCACGCCTTCGGCGACGAGGAGATCGAAATCGAAGCCACGCTCGCCGCCGCCTCGGTCGACGGAACCCACCTGGAGCGCATCCTCAAGCAGCTCAAGGAACACCCGGTCGTCAGCCAGGCGTTCTGGAGCCCAAGCACATCGGAGTGA